The nucleotide sequence TTCCACCCCCCTGCAAACGGAACTTCTCAAAATCCTAGCCACAGACCCGCTTGATCCCGATCTGGTGAATCTTGTCCGGGTGGGGGATCCAAACCAGGCCATCAACTCCACCTTTACCCCGGCTGACCCGATCTTCTTTGCCCAATTCTGCCAGGCCTGTGCGGATCAATCCCGATTCTTTACGATGAGCCAGGCCGGTCGCTCTAGTCAGATCATTATTGACGCCGCAAACTATCTCGTAGCCTGGGCCAATGGGACACAAGTGGCTGGGCCAGAATTGCCGTTTCAACCCCAGAAAATTGAGCTAGTTTCTCCCGCCGACCCCCAACCCGATGCCAATCCACCTGCGACCGGCCGGGGCCTGGAAATTTACGCGCCCAGAGATGTGATCCATACGGTGGCCTTGATTGGGGCACGGGTGGGACAACTGCTAACGGAAAATCCCCAGGCCAATGCCGCTGTCTTGGTGCGGGAAAATAAGCAGGGGCGATTTGTGACCGATGTTCTAGCCCAGCCGGAAAAGTTTGGCTTAAAAACCAATTTGGCAGGCCTGGGGATTACGGTTTACGACACAGGCAGCGAGGCCCGGCGTTCCCATGTTCCGGCTGAACTGCTGAATATTCTCCTCTTTTTGCATCGCCCCCATTCCCCTGGCTATTTCAAAGCAGCCCTGGATATTTTCACTGAACGTCAACTCATCCGCCGCCAAGATTGGAATGCTCTCGTCAGTCAACCGGAATTATTTTTATTTCCCAGTCCAATCGATCCTGGCCCCCAACCCGATGAACAAGCCGCCCAACAACTCTGTCAAAATCTCCTCCAGGCCCGTTTGAACCTAGCCCTCTATCCCCTGATTGCCTATGTGGCCAATGTGCTCCAATACGACCCAACCGAACTGGCCACCGCTGATAAGTTAATTAGCCAATTGGCACAACAGGCCGGCGGACAACAAACTTGGACCAGAATTAGCCCAATTTGGCAGGAGATTGTCAGTGAAGAAAAATTTGATGCGGTGGAGCTAGGGGATCCCGACAGTAACTTGATTCGACCACGGCAATTAACGATTATGACCATGCACAAAGCCAAGGGCCTGGATTGGGATTATGTCTTTCTGCCGTTTTTGCATGACACCGTCATTCCGGGTAATCCTTGGGTTCCGGGTTCGCTCAAGTTTCTCGGTCATGCCAACCTAGAGGAAGTGGCGCGGGCCCAAATTCGCAGTGCCGTTCACCAACGCCCAATTCTAGATATTAACGGGGCCTGGGAACAGGCTAATCAGCTCAAAACCGCCGAAGCCTATCGTTTACTCTATGTGGCGATGACCCGGGCCAAACGTTTGTTATGGATGTCAGCGGCAATCAATGGCCCCTTCAGTTGGGCAAGTTTTAATTGGCATCAAAGCTATAAATTCGATCTGAAAAAACCTTGTCCTGCCCTGGATCCCCTCCGCAAGCAATTTCCCCAATCACAAATGTCCATTACCTATTAGTCTGTTTGCCTGCCATCATCATGCCCACACCTCAATCAGTCCCAAACATTCAAAGCACAAAAGAGCTCTTTGATTATTGGTATCACAAAGTTATCTTTCGCAATCATGATTTAATTGAATCTGATCATCATTTGCCTGCCTATGAAATCCGTCACGAATGCACAAATTATGATAGTTTGCTTAAGTTACCAGAAGTTGAAACACTGACGGGACTGGAACGAGATCGAGTTTACGCTATCATCAAGTATCAATGCACTAGCAAGGTTCTTCAACGCCGAGCCAGCTATTTTCGTCAAAAGTCTGTAGAAATTCGTCATGAACTCGATCAACTGAATCATCAAAATCAGGAAAACAAGAATTGGATTGAACAACTCAGACGGCTTTTGTTCAGCAAAGATATTGAAATTAAACAACTTAAGGCACAGATTGCTTTGTTAGAAGCTGAAAAAGAAGTTCTCCAGGCCGAAAGTGATCAATCAAGTGCCTATGCAGAACTGTTAAAAGAAGTAGAAACACTCAGAAAGAAGTTTGAAAAGGAGAAAAAACGACGTGAGGAACTTGGAAAGAATAACCAAAGTTTAGGCGGCCGAGTAGCTCATACGGAGCGGTATAAGCGAGAACGTAATGAAGCCAGAGAGCAAGTAACTAAGCTAGAACAAATTAATCGGGCGTTACAAAATGAACTCAATCAGCTTAGGGGGGTACCTTTGCGCTCAGAACCCAATAAATCTCAACGCAGAGTGAAAAAATCTCCCCTCGCCACATCCGAGCTAGAGAGGGACACCCAAGCCAATGGCCAATGACATCTTTATAGACCTGACGCAGTTAACGTGATGAAACTTTCTGAACTTAAACAACTAGTTTATGACCAGGCCCAGGCCAGAACCCCGAAGGAACTTAAAGCCCAATACCCCAGCCTAAGATCCCTCGACTTTCGCCGCAAACAGGCCTGGCAAACCGCCTTAAAGTTACTCTCCCCCTTATCCAAACCAGCGGAACCGAATCTCAGCTACGAAGAGTGGCGCGCCAATCCACCCCCAGAATATCGGGAATTGTTTGCCAACCTTGATGCCACCACCCAGGCCTTTGACCAACACTATGCCACTGCCCAAGCCTTAAATGCAGAGTTAATCAATATAGCTGATGAGTTAGAGTCCCTCAGTTCAGAATTGGAGACCGAGGCTAAAACCTGGCCAAATCAGCCCCCCAAGCCACCCAAACATGACCCGGCCCATTAGGCTGTAATATAGCGTTACCCATGAGGGTCTGGTGATGAGCAAGCAGGAAAGCATCGAATCGTAACACATTTAGCATTCTATTTGTCCTAAGCTGCCTGTGTAACGCTACATCTCCTGAACCAAAAGGTTAGGCCTGGGCAATTAAAGCCACTTCCACCCGTTCGGCCTGGGGTTGAGTTAATTGAATGGCAATATTGGGGCCAAAAAACTTGGTGATCTTATCGTGCTTCTGCTGCCAAACCTCAAACTCAATCGCCGAGGAATCAAATTCTAGAATTAAGGCATAGGCTCCATGGATCAGTTCTTCCCGGATTGCCGCCAGGATCGGCCGCTCATCATCGGAAGGACTTAACCCCAACGCATTCAGAGAACTATCCAAATGGGCATCTTGACCGTAACGATAGCGGGTGACATCTTTCCGGATTTGGGTTTGGATCGGCGTGGCCTGGGTCTCTCGCAAGGCCAGGACATCTGGGGCCGTGGGTTGACTGTAGGGGACGGGTTGCAGTTCAGCCGCTTTTAAGGCCAGGCCCCCCAACAATAAGGGAACGCCATAGAAAAATCCTGCCAAGTTTAAGGTGGCATTACCCGTACCATAGGCAATAAATCCAATCACGGTCAAAATGGAACCCACCACCAGGCCCAGCGTACTTAAGGAAAACCGACCAAACATGAAGACCTCTCCCCACCGGGACTCTGAGATTTGCTCATACCAGCCACTAAGGGCCTAACATTAACGATAGTTTACAAACTGTAAGGCGGCTGGATAATCCTCTTCCCTAAGCCGTTGAATCACCCCCTGCAAATCATCCTTAGATTTGGCCACAACCCGGACTGCATCCCCTTGAATACTCGGCTGTACCTTTTTAAATTCTGTCCGAATTAACTTACTAATCTCCTTGGCCAACTCCGAACTTAGCCCCCGCCGCAGTTGGATATCTTGATGAACACGCCCCCCCGCTGCTGGATCAATGGGGCCATAGTCAAAAATCTTTAAGGATAAGTTGCGTTTAGCAGCCTTGGTTTGCAGGATTGTAGTAACCGCATCTAGAGTAAATTCACTGTCGGTATTAATGGTAATTGTCTCTGCGCCCAACTCTACGATAGTTTTTGTGTCTTTGAGATCGTAGCGGCTTTTAATTTCTCGAACTGTTTGATCCACGGCATTCACTAACTCCTGTCGATCAAAGTCGCTGACAATATCAAAGGAAAAACTACTGGCCATATTGATTCCTAACGGGAGTATCCAAGATTTTAGTATCAAGCAACACAAAGATAACCATTATAAAGCAATCTGTCCTCAATTACGAGAATATTATGTGCTGAAAGTCTAGGATAATCTCCGCTTTTGCCTCGGTTTGTTAGTATTGGGCGGCTCCTCAATCAGAATAGTGAGATTGTTTAGATCATCTAATGACTATTGCAACTACAAATGGCTATGTTAACCATCCAGAGTCAGAGAGCATAGAGCGACCAGAGGGAGAATTTCTGATGTTAGCACCAGGGGATAGGGTTTAATTTAGTTTTTAGCCAGCGGGCGAGATGATTTAAGTGGGTTGACTCCCCGCCGATGAATCCTTTGACCAGGCCGGGTTGCCGTTAGAAAATAATGTGATAAAAACGAATCCTTAGTTTTCTGGCTGGACAGGCCAAAGGCCATAACTGAGAACGTGGGCCAATAGTTGCTTCACCAAGGGCAATTTGAGCAGCAAGGGCAGCCTAACGCTTTGGCCAGGTTGGAGGGCAGGGGAGATAATTTGTTTTTGAATTACCGCTTGAAGGGTTTGAATTAGACGCACGGGGAGAAACCGCTGTTTTTGGATGGCCCCTAAGTCTTGGGTGGTAATCTGCCCAGATTTTAGGGGTTGAGTCAGGTATTTAGCACAGGCCATCGCATCTTGAATGGCGTAGTTAATCCCCACCCCTGCTACGGGAGACATGACATGGGCCGCATCCCCAATTAAAACCAGGCCTGGGACATACCACTGTTTTAAGTAACTGGACTCAACGGCTAAAAAGGCAATATCCGACCAATTTTGTAAATCCTTTAAGCGGGCTCCAGCCAGTTCGGGGGCCAGTTGGTTAACGACATCATGAACCGCCCTAATCCCCTGATGTCGGAGGGCCTGATAGCTACCCTTAGGAATAGTTAAGCCCAGTTGCCAGTGATCCAGCCGCTCTAAAACCACTAGCATTTTGCCGCCACCTGTGCGAATTTCCACGCCAATCGCCTCATCCCCGGCCAGACGCGGTACCCGGAACCAAAGCACATCCATCGGCGGAGAACTAACAAGCGGTTGCAGGCCCAATAACTGCCGGACTTGGGAAAACCGTCCATCCGCCGCCACGGTTAACAACGCTGTGATCTCATGACTCTGACCGGCCTGGCGATACTTCACCCCCTGAACCACTCCATCAGTTTGAATGAGTTCTTGCACATTAGCCCCTAATTCAAGGTGAAAGTTGGGATAGGCTCGGGCTTT is from Synechococcus sp. PCC 6312 and encodes:
- a CDS encoding ATP-dependent helicase; the protein is MVNTLVTPVPSLGELELGLAKLRHTLRPGQRELANWLDGPLAVSAVPGAGKSHGMAIGAVMTLAQAQLHRQKQLVIVTFTRSATANIKSRIRQHLNNLGLPRYGFSVQTLHGLALNIAASNIRHGLDLSQATLITDVQKSRILRRCAQEWQQDNPQAWQILLDGQATEYEETELIRRRTTLLSEVLPKLAQTSIAAAKSSNLSPADLANLAAGHPDAYPILEIAADLYGRYQTHLSARGLIDYDEMILAALRVLEDPESRSHWQTQVYGVFEDEAQDSTPLQTELLKILATDPLDPDLVNLVRVGDPNQAINSTFTPADPIFFAQFCQACADQSRFFTMSQAGRSSQIIIDAANYLVAWANGTQVAGPELPFQPQKIELVSPADPQPDANPPATGRGLEIYAPRDVIHTVALIGARVGQLLTENPQANAAVLVRENKQGRFVTDVLAQPEKFGLKTNLAGLGITVYDTGSEARRSHVPAELLNILLFLHRPHSPGYFKAALDIFTERQLIRRQDWNALVSQPELFLFPSPIDPGPQPDEQAAQQLCQNLLQARLNLALYPLIAYVANVLQYDPTELATADKLISQLAQQAGGQQTWTRISPIWQEIVSEEKFDAVELGDPDSNLIRPRQLTIMTMHKAKGLDWDYVFLPFLHDTVIPGNPWVPGSLKFLGHANLEEVARAQIRSAVHQRPILDINGAWEQANQLKTAEAYRLLYVAMTRAKRLLWMSAAINGPFSWASFNWHQSYKFDLKKPCPALDPLRKQFPQSQMSITY
- a CDS encoding DUF2854 domain-containing protein, with the translated sequence MFGRFSLSTLGLVVGSILTVIGFIAYGTGNATLNLAGFFYGVPLLLGGLALKAAELQPVPYSQPTAPDVLALRETQATPIQTQIRKDVTRYRYGQDAHLDSSLNALGLSPSDDERPILAAIREELIHGAYALILEFDSSAIEFEVWQQKHDKITKFFGPNIAIQLTQPQAERVEVALIAQA
- a CDS encoding YajQ family cyclic di-GMP-binding protein; translated protein: MASSFSFDIVSDFDRQELVNAVDQTVREIKSRYDLKDTKTIVELGAETITINTDSEFTLDAVTTILQTKAAKRNLSLKIFDYGPIDPAAGGRVHQDIQLRRGLSSELAKEISKLIRTEFKKVQPSIQGDAVRVVAKSKDDLQGVIQRLREEDYPAALQFVNYR
- a CDS encoding FAD-dependent oxidoreductase — translated: MKTDCCIVGGGPAGVILSLLLARQGIDVTLLEKQRDFDRDFRGDTLHPPTLELLDHLGLATELLQHPHSKLDHLALQTPGHTIEVVSFRNLKTQFPFVVMIPQATVLDFLIQKARAYPNFHLELGANVQELIQTDGVVQGVKYRQAGQSHEITALLTVAADGRFSQVRQLLGLQPLVSSPPMDVLWFRVPRLAGDEAIGVEIRTGGGKMLVVLERLDHWQLGLTIPKGSYQALRHQGIRAVHDVVNQLAPELAGARLKDLQNWSDIAFLAVESSYLKQWYVPGLVLIGDAAHVMSPVAGVGINYAIQDAMACAKYLTQPLKSGQITTQDLGAIQKQRFLPVRLIQTLQAVIQKQIISPALQPGQSVRLPLLLKLPLVKQLLAHVLSYGLWPVQPEN